The following are encoded together in the Salvia hispanica cultivar TCC Black 2014 chromosome 6, UniMelb_Shisp_WGS_1.0, whole genome shotgun sequence genome:
- the LOC125196846 gene encoding ABC transporter G family member 9-like, with the protein MADLESQHPISPAIFIPVTLKFDEVVYRIKIEAAGGLLKKKAKSEERLILKGVSGSLFPGEMLAMLGPSGSGKTTLLTALGGRLGGDLSGSITYNGKPFSNAMKRNTGFVTQDDVLYPHLTVTETLVYTALLRLPRTLTKADKVQHAEGVISQLGLSRCRDSIIGGPFLRGVSGGERKRVSIGQEMLINPSLLFLDEPTSGLDSTTAQKIVSTLWELANGGRTVVMTIHQPSSRLFYMFHKVLLLSEGNPLYFGKGDSVLDYFSSVGFAPSVAMNPADFLLDLANGVATADTNEDQAAIKQSLVNAYQSQLSAAVKSELAADGSLHIPTNDRKLRRWSNTWMDQFSVLFRRGIKERKHESFSTIKIVQVLVVAILAGLLWWQSDINHLQDQVGLFFFYSGFWGFYPLFQAIFTFPQERMMLTKERASGMYRLSSYFMALTLGDLPMELVLPTVFYAITYWMAGLKHTAWAFFLGLFVLLYSVLCSQGLGLAIGAAVMDQKSATILGSVIMLTFLLASGYYVQHVPVFISWIKYISISQYTFKLLLGSQYENDQTYRCGPNQTCLVRDFPAIKAVGIGGNESVVSVVAMAVMLLLYRLIAYAALMRVGVTRN; encoded by the exons ATGGCCGACCTCGAATCCCAGCATCCAATCTCTCCGGCCATCTTCATCCCCGTCACTCTCAAG TTCGATGAGGTGGTTTACCGGATCAAAATCGAGGCGGCGGGAGGcctgttgaagaagaaagcgAAATCGGAGGAGAGACTAATACTGAAAGGAGTCTCCGGCAGCCTATTTCCGGGGGAGATGCTGGCAATGCTGGGGCCCTCAGGCAGCGGTAAGACCACGCTCCTCACTGCCCTCGGCGGCCGGCTAGGCGGAGATCTCTCCGGAAGCATCACCTACAACGGGAAGCCCTTCTCCAACGCGATGAAGCGCAACACCGGCTTCGTCACCCAAGACGACGTCCTCTACCCTCACCTCACCGTCACTGAGACACTCGTCTACACGGCCCTCCTCCGCCTGCCCAGGACCCTGACCAAGGCCGACAAGGTCCAGCACGCGGAGGGCGTCATCTCGCAGCTTGGGCTGTCGAGGTGTCGGGATAGCATCATTGGCGGGCCGTTCCTGAGAGGGGTCTCGGGCGGGGAGAGGAAACGGGTCAGCATTGGGCAGGAGATGCTTATTAACCCGAGCTTGTTGTTCCTTGATGAGCCAACGTCGGGTTTGGACTCGACCACTGCGCAGAAGATTGTTTCCACGCTGTGGGAGCTTGCGAATGGGGGCCGGACAGTAGTGATGACTATTCACCAGCCCTCGAGTAGGCTGTTTTACATGTTTCATAAGGTGCTCTTGTTGTCGGAAGGGAACCCTTTGTATTTCGGCAAAGGAGACAGCGTCTTGGACTATTTTTCCAGTGTGGGTTTTGCTCCGAGTGTTGCCATGAATCCGGCCGATTTCTTGCTGGATCTTGCAAATG GAGTTGCAACTGCGGATACGAATGAAGATCAAGCCGCGATTAAGCAGAGTCTTGTGAATGCTTATCAATCGCAGTTATCAGCAGCTGTGAAGTCGGAGCTTGCTGCGGATGGCAGTCTTCACATTCCGACAAACGATAGGAAGCTTAGGCGTTGGTCGAATACATGGATGGATCAGTTCTCAGTCTTGTTTCGGAGAGGAATCAAGGAAAGGAAGCATGAGTCTTTCTCAACAATCAAGATTGTGCAAGTTTTGGTGGTTGCTATTCTAGCTGGACTCCTTTGGTGGCAATCCGACATCAATCACTTGCAAGACCAG GTCgggctcttcttcttctactcgGGTTTTTGGGGGTTCTACCCGCTATTCCAGGCCATCTTTACGTTCCCTCAAGAACGGATGATGCTAACGAAAGAGCGAGCATCAGGGATGTACCGTCTCTCGTCCTACTTCATGGCCTTAACCCTAGGCGACTTGCCCATGGAGCTAGTCCTCCCGACCGTCTTCTATGCCATAACCTACTGGATGGCGGGGCTCAAGCACACAGCCTGGGCCTTCTTCTTGGGCTTGTTTGTGCTCCTCTACAGCGTGCTATGCTCCCAGGGGCTCGGGCTGGCCATAGGAGCAGCAGTGATGGACCAGAAGTCCGCTACCATACTTGGATCCGTGATCATGCTCACCTTCCTCCTGGCCAGCGGGTACTACGTGCAGCATGTCCCGGTCTTCATATCATGGATCAAATACATATCCATCAGCCAGTACACCTTCAAGCTCCTGCTTGGGTCGCAGTACGAGAATGATCAGACGTATCGTTGTGGTCCGAATCAGACTTGCCTTGTTAGGGATTTTCCGGCCATAAAAGCGGTAGGGATTGGCGGGAATGAGAGCGTTGTGTCGGTGGTCGCCATGGCTGTGATGCTCTTGCTATATAGGCTTATAGCATATGCTGCTCTCATGAGAGTTGGTGTCACCAGGAACTAG